The nucleotide sequence GCTGGAACTCCTTCTTTAATGTTTTCAGCCCAGGCAAATGTTTTTACCCCTTTTGTTGTAATATAATCACATATTTCCTTCATAAAATAATTTTGAAGCATGTCCTCATTTTCCAATTTTGTTTTCTGTATCATAACATTGCAGTCAGGACATTTTTCCCAAATACCTTTTGGTCTTTCATCACCGCCTACATGAATTATTTCTGGATGAAAAATATCTAGAACTTCACCAATCAAATTTTTAATAAATTCGTAACTTTTTTCATTCCCGGCACAAAAAGTATTTCCGCCTTCATTGGTTTTGCAAAGTAGTTCCGGAAAACTTTTCATTATTGCCCTAGAATGTCCAGGCATTTCAATTTCGGGAATAATTTTTATATGGAGTTTCTCGGCATTCTCAATTATCTCTTTAATCTCGGAAATTTTATAGTATCCGTTCCTTTCCTTTGAATTTAACGAATCCTGATATGAACCAATTCTATTTAATTTTGGATATTTTATGCTTTCAATCCGCCAACCTTCGTCATCCGATAAATGCCAATGAAATATATTTAATTTTAAAACGGACATAATTTCCAGTATCCTTTTAATAAAATTTACTGATTGAAAATGACGGCTTGAATCCAACATAAATCCTCTATATGCATATCGAGGGAAATCGTAAATTTTACAACATTGGAAATAGATATTATCATTTTTTTTTAGAAGCATTTTTAAAGTCTGAACTGCGTAAAACGCTCCGTTTGAATTATTCGCTATAACTTTTATTATATCTTTCTTTATTTCAATTGAATAGCCGTCGGTTTCTTTAACGTTTAAACTGTCAATAAATATTTGAATTCCCGGTTTATTGGAATTAACACTTATCTTTAAATTTATTCCCGTTCGTTTAAAAATATTATCTTTCAGATGT is from Ignavibacteriota bacterium and encodes:
- a CDS encoding beta-N-acetylhexosaminidase, with the protein product MKNLILILILIFVNINNFIYSQNINIIPLPVNLELAEGNFVINDITTIYIEKNEEIYLRTAEHLKDNIFKRTGINLKISVNSNKPGIQIFIDSLNVKETDGYSIEIKKDIIKVIANNSNGAFYAVQTLKMLLKKNDNIYFQCCKIYDFPRYAYRGFMLDSSRHFQSVNFIKRILEIMSVLKLNIFHWHLSDDEGWRIESIKYPKLNRIGSYQDSLNSKERNGYYKISEIKEIIENAEKLHIKIIPEIEMPGHSRAIMKSFPELLCKTNEGGNTFCAGNEKSYEFIKNLIGEVLDIFHPEIIHVGGDERPKGIWEKCPDCNVMIQKTKLENEDMLQNYFMKEICDYITTKGVKTFAWAENIKEGVPANQIIEGWHPGDSWEAANNDQFTVNADNWFVYFDYPSYPRNDKPNWMLVLNLEKVYSFDPTPDSLDESKHKYILGSECALWTELVLENDVQYQLFPRILALSEVVWSKPHKDYRYFLNRVIHLKSYFDYYGFEYEKGAW